The Herminiimonas arsenitoxidans genome window below encodes:
- the mnmE gene encoding tRNA uridine-5-carboxymethylaminomethyl(34) synthesis GTPase MnmE: protein MNFDSSPIAAIATAPGRGGIGVVRVSGKNLSSVIEAVCATKGAELQPRHATFTNFINTDGSVIDQGLAIYFKAPHSYTGEDVLELQGHGGPVVLQMLLARCLEAGTEIGLRMAQPGEFTHRAFLNDKLDLAQAEGVIDLIEASTEAAAKSASQSLSGAFSKTIQELVDKITNLRMLVEATLDFPEEEIDFLEKSDARGQLDGIREALRNVFSQASQGALLRDGLNIVLAGQPNVGKSSLLNALAGSDVAIVTPIAGTTRDKVIETIQIEGIPVNVIDTAGIRDAADAGDEVERIGIERTWAAVQTADVIVHMLDANRGPTRADEQIVERFPANVPVMRIWNKIDLSGHRPAIDRMPDATHIYVSATDLLGMDLLRTELLRLVGWQQTGESLYLARERHLIALKAAHDHLEMAAQHAAHDNEATDPALDLFAEELRLAQERLSSITGEFTSDDLLGVIFSRFCIGK, encoded by the coding sequence CAGCCACGTCACGCCACTTTCACCAATTTCATCAACACCGATGGCAGTGTGATTGATCAAGGTCTGGCGATCTATTTCAAGGCACCGCATTCCTACACCGGTGAAGACGTGCTGGAGTTGCAAGGCCACGGCGGTCCCGTCGTGCTGCAAATGCTGCTCGCGCGCTGTCTGGAAGCAGGTACCGAAATCGGTCTGCGCATGGCGCAACCGGGCGAATTTACGCATCGCGCTTTCTTGAATGACAAACTGGATCTGGCACAAGCAGAAGGCGTGATCGACTTGATCGAAGCATCTACCGAAGCTGCTGCCAAATCGGCATCGCAATCCTTGTCCGGCGCATTCTCCAAAACCATCCAGGAGTTGGTCGACAAAATCACCAACCTGCGCATGCTGGTTGAAGCCACGCTGGATTTCCCTGAAGAAGAAATCGACTTCCTGGAAAAATCCGATGCACGCGGCCAACTCGACGGCATACGCGAAGCATTGCGCAACGTGTTCAGCCAGGCATCGCAAGGTGCTTTACTACGTGACGGCTTGAACATCGTGCTCGCTGGTCAACCCAACGTCGGCAAATCGTCGCTGTTAAATGCACTGGCTGGCAGCGATGTCGCCATCGTCACACCGATAGCCGGTACCACGCGTGACAAGGTCATCGAAACGATACAGATCGAAGGCATACCAGTTAACGTGATCGACACCGCCGGTATCCGTGATGCTGCTGACGCGGGTGATGAAGTCGAGCGTATCGGTATCGAACGTACCTGGGCCGCAGTGCAAACGGCCGATGTCATCGTGCACATGCTGGATGCCAATCGCGGCCCGACACGTGCTGATGAACAAATCGTTGAACGCTTCCCGGCCAACGTGCCTGTGATGCGCATCTGGAACAAGATCGATCTCTCCGGCCACAGACCAGCGATCGATCGTATGCCGGATGCAACGCATATCTATGTGTCGGCGACTGATTTGCTCGGCATGGATTTATTGCGTACCGAATTGTTGCGACTGGTCGGTTGGCAACAAACTGGTGAGTCGCTGTATCTTGCGCGTGAACGTCATTTGATCGCATTGAAAGCAGCACACGATCATCTGGAAATGGCAGCACAGCATGCAGCACACGATAACGAAGCAACCGATCCGGCACTCGATCTGTTCGCTGAAGAATTGCGTCTGGCGCAAGAACGTTTGAGCAGCATCACCGGTGAGTTCACCTCCGACGATTTACTCGGCGTGATTTTCAGCCGCTTCTGCATCGGCAAGTAA